The region ATTTGACCTCAATACAAATTTCAGGCGCAACCGGAGAGGCCTCCTCCTCCTTGACCTGTTCAAAAAGCTCGTCGGAAATCCAGACAACATCGGGTGATTTAACGTTATCCACCGTCATGACCGGAAATTCGGGAGGACATATTCCGTGAAGTAATAATTTTTCCAATAAAACCTGAATACGCCTTACATACACGGAATGCCGCACCCGTACAGGACTCATAACGATATCGCCGTCCCTGTTCAATTCAATTTTATAGGGGAGATCCTGTAAACAGGGATCATTACACACTTCCAGCCAGTTCATAATTTTTGCCAATGCGAATTATTAGCCGTTGAAATACCATGTCATTTCAAAAGTGAAACAACGTTCATTAATCATGATAAATAGGATGAGTGTTCTGAACAATAACACGGGTTCCTTCCATGTCAATCTTGAAGGGGACCCAGACTTTAATGGAGGACAGAGCCTGTTTGATGGCCTCGTGTTTTTGTGGGGGCGCCAGAAAAAAAATAAAACCACCACCGCCTGCGCCCATCAGTTTTCCGCCAAAGGCCCCTGCTTTTCTGGCTGTCTCATACAAATCATCAATATGATTATTGGAGAGATTATGGGTCAGTTGACGTTTCATTCGCCAGCTTTTGTCCAACAAGGAGCCAATCAACTCTAGGGAGTCATTCCGAATAAACGCTTTGAGGGCATCCTGAGCCAATGACGAAATTTCCGTCAAAATATCGGAAGACTTACATTGCTTGATATTTTCAATGTGGGTGTGGGCATATTGGGAGGATTCTCGACTGATTCCACTGAACCCCAACAAAATATGATTTTCCAGTGCGTTCAGATAATCCGGCGGAAGAATCAGGGGCCTTGTGGTGTAACGGTCACCCGGTCCCATTTCAATAATCTGCATCCCGCCGAATGCCGCCATGATCTGATCCTGAATACCCACGTGCTCGCCAATCAATCGCTGTTCCACATGGATGGCTTCATCCGCCAATTGACGTTGAGAGACCATCCTGTAATTCAGAGCATGGAGCGCATGGAGCAGTCCCACGGTAAAGGAGGAGCTTGACCCAAT is a window of SAR324 cluster bacterium DNA encoding:
- a CDS encoding Uma2 family endonuclease, with the translated sequence MNWLEVCNDPCLQDLPYKIELNRDGDIVMSPVRVRHSVYVRRIQVLLEKLLLHGICPPEFPVMTVDNVKSPDVVWISDELFEQVKEEEASPVAPEICIEVKSPSNSWTKMLNKAALYFEKGAKEVWICDEQGNMSFFDPEDKLPTSRMVPDCPQYIEY
- a CDS encoding kinase, yielding MIITRTPYRLSFFGGGTDYRPWFEQHGGVIIASALARYCYLTVRKLPPFFEHKTRIVYSRIESVQSVDEIIHPSIKHCLKFLNIEDGLEIHNVGDLPARSGIGSSSSFTVGLLHALHALNYRMVSQRQLADEAIHVEQRLIGEHVGIQDQIMAAFGGMQIIEMGPGDRYTTRPLILPPDYLNALENHILLGFSGISRESSQYAHTHIENIKQCKSSDILTEISSLAQDALKAFIRNDSLELIGSLLDKSWRMKRQLTHNLSNNHIDDLYETARKAGAFGGKLMGAGGGGFIFFLAPPQKHEAIKQALSSIKVWVPFKIDMEGTRVIVQNTHPIYHD